A genome region from Nocardioides cynanchi includes the following:
- a CDS encoding RibD family protein: MAERPYTLLSCSMSIDGYIDGASESRLLLSNDLDFDRVDRVRAGVDAIMVGATTVRNDNPRLLVRDAGLRARRRDRGLPESPAKVTVTSRGLLDRSARFFADDGSAKLVYAASPVVDGLTDRVGHAAEVVDGGEPLRLVTLAEDLHARGVRRLMVEGGGSVHTQLLADDLVDELQLVVAPFFVGEPAARRFVGEGHFPWHAGRRAVLADTRQLGDVVLLRYALSDRYDAAMPSA; the protein is encoded by the coding sequence AGCATGTCGATCGACGGCTACATCGACGGCGCCTCCGAGAGCCGGCTGCTGCTGTCCAACGACCTCGACTTCGACCGGGTCGACCGGGTCCGCGCCGGGGTCGACGCGATCATGGTCGGCGCGACCACCGTCCGCAACGACAACCCCCGCCTGCTGGTCCGCGACGCCGGGCTGCGGGCACGCCGCCGCGACCGGGGCCTGCCCGAGAGTCCGGCCAAGGTCACCGTGACCAGTCGCGGGCTGCTGGACCGGTCGGCGCGCTTCTTCGCCGACGACGGCAGCGCGAAGCTGGTCTACGCCGCGTCCCCGGTCGTCGACGGGCTCACCGACCGGGTCGGGCACGCGGCCGAGGTGGTCGACGGCGGCGAGCCACTGAGGCTGGTCACCCTCGCCGAGGACCTCCACGCCCGCGGGGTGCGGCGACTGATGGTCGAGGGCGGTGGCTCGGTGCACACCCAGCTCCTCGCCGACGACCTCGTCGACGAGCTCCAGCTGGTGGTGGCTCCGTTCTTCGTCGGCGAGCCCGCGGCGCGCAGGTTCGTCGGCGAGGGCCACTTCCCGTGGCACGCGGGCCGCCGGGCCGTGCTGGCGGACACCCGGCAGCTCGGCGACGTGGTGCTGCTGCGCTACGCGCTGTCGGACCGCTACGACGCCGCGATGCCCAGCGCCTAG